From Euwallacea similis isolate ESF13 chromosome 14, ESF131.1, whole genome shotgun sequence, one genomic window encodes:
- the LOC136413384 gene encoding uncharacterized protein isoform X1, with the protein MSLVADYRSESEDSDSEFCAQTEQLTDQNSIKTEIKMESVIKLEPKDEESSEDENEAETKTVPLPVFKLPTPSFQTGANAEVSGSVFVNPFLVAENEKEAILEKHVKMSNNKNVGIINGKKICWNYRKGRCRFGHNCKYAHDSDIQKSQQQLNAELEVAKARSVVCQSGSLNSSLMSQKFSLEQANPCEDSAQVPEATKTKRKRPGLSQGLVPGKKVMKQYLNNKS; encoded by the exons ATGTCTTTAGTTGCTGACTATAGAAGTGAATCTGAGGACTCAGATTCTGAATTTTGTGCCCAAACTGAGCAGTTAACGGATCAAAATTCCAT taaaacagaaataaaaatggaatCAGTCATCAAACTGGAGCCAAAAGATGAAGAATCTAGTGAGGATGAAAATGAGGCTGAAACTAAAACAGTACCACTGCCTGTCTTCAAATTACCCACCCCATCATTCCAAACTGGTGCCAATGCAGAGGTTTCTGGTTCAGTTTTTGTAAATCCCTTTCTTGTAGCGGAAAATGAAAAGGAGGCTATTTTGGAGAAACATGTTAAGATGAGCAACAATAAGAATGTCGGAATTATAAATG gtaAGAAGATATGTTGGAATTACCGAAAAGGGCGCTGCAGATTTGGACATAACTGTAAATATGCCCATGATTCAGATATACAGAAAAGTCAGCAGCAACTAAACGCTGAACTAGAAGTCGCTAAAGCTCGAAGTGTAGTGTGTCAGTCAGGTAGTCTCAACTCAAG CCTTATGTCTCAGAAATTTTCCTTGGAGCAAGCAAATCCTTGTGAGGACTCTGCCCAAGTTCCAGAAGCAACAAAGACAAAAAGAAAGAGACCAGGCTTGTCTCAAGGATTGGTCCctggaaaaaaagttatgaagcaatatttgaataataaaagttaG
- the LOC136413456 gene encoding ankyrin repeat domain-containing protein 29-like translates to MLSILHVVVPNITDWCSQGLSVVTESIWAVSILVIYGCILLLMKIYGYLKPCFDKEDFNMLYKAAQQNDLIRVITILNQCPSYVNKFKYPEGYTPFMVACANANTQMVRYMLKMGANVALRSKADETPFYLTAFYYVQNMNCKNATCIRELYYAGAKIDEPGKSNITPLQMAAAFGHTALIKWLLLKNANMKKSCSYAYLLAKSQGHNEAANIIRGSMQIKSINCK, encoded by the exons atgctCTCAATTCTCCACGTTGTTGTGCCTAACATTACCGACTGGTGCAGTCAGGGACTTTCCGTAGTAACCGAGTCAATCTGGGCCGTATCAATTTTAGTCATTTACGGCTGTATCCTGTTACTGATGAAAATATATGGGTACCTAAAACCTTGCTTCGATAAAGAGGACTTTAACATGCTTTACAAGGCAGCGCAGCAAAACGATCTCATAAGGGTTATCACCATTTTAAATCAGTGCCCCTCTTAtgtaaataagtttaaatatcCCGAGGGTTATACGCCTTTTATGGTGGCCTGTGCCAATGCGAATACTCAAATGGTCAGGTACATGTTAAAAATGGGCGCGAACGTTGCTCTCAGGTCCAAAGCTGATGAGACACCCTTCTACTTGACGGCCTTTTATTACGTTCAGAATATG AATTGTAAAAACGCGACCTGCATTCGAGAGCTCTACTACGCCGGAGCGAAAATTGATGAACCAGGTAAAAGCAACATTACTCCTTTGCAGATGGCCGCAGCTTTCGGACACACCGCTCTAATAAAGTGGCTACTACTTAAAAACGCTAATATGAAGAAGAGCTGCTCTTATGCTTATTTGCTAGCCAAAAGCCAGGGGCACAACGAAGCAGCCAATATTATTCGCGGATCAATGCAAATTAAGAGCATCAACTGCAAATGA
- the Ttd14 gene encoding TRPL translocation defect protein 14 isoform X2: MLQIEDTFFELGKTCNRSCLIICDRGAMDASAFISKERWENIMASNSWNNIELRDNRYNQIIHMVSAAKGAEDYYSIEDHSCRSEGVELARELDTKAAAAWVGHPYFDVIDNSSDFEGKIRRMIGSVCHKIGLDTGDRLLTNSKKHKFLVSGPLPEDSVFPPFQDFEVVHNYLQSNSPNQVRLRKRGQKGYYSYIHTVRRQNQPGGQVIEVKTQINHRDYINLLTQKDNSHFTIYKKRRCFIFNNQYFQLDIYEQPSHPRCRGLILLETYSALDDESLLFKLPTFLKIEREVTGNPDYSMYNLSLREDWKTSKKYLHTNFIGPEDSGGHGPQTKVNGHADNSNIERKLAPKLNGHSSINGLTSKTVNGKA, encoded by the exons ATGCTGCAAATTGAGGACACTTTTTTCGAATTGGGCAAAACATGCAACAGGAGTTGCCTCATTATTTGTGATAGAGGTGCAATGGATGCTTCAGCAT TTATATCGAAAGAAAGGTGGGAAAACATCATGGCAAGTAACAGCTGGAATAATATCGAGCTAAGAGACAACAGATACAATCAGATCATCCACATGGTATCTGCAGCTAAAGGAGCCGAAGACTATTATTCTATAGAg GACCATTCTTGCCGGTCAGAAGGAGTCGAGCTTGCCAGAGAGTTGGACACCAAAGCAGCAGCCGCTTGGGTCGGACACCCGTACTTCGATGTTATCGACAACAGCAGCGATTTCGAGGGGAAAATCAGAAGGATGATCGGCTCAGTTTGCCATAAGATCGGTTTGGACACAGGGGACCGATTGTTGACCAATTCGAAGAAACACAAATTCCTTGTCAG tgGTCCACTCCCCGAGGATTCGGTATTTCCACCGTTCCAAGACTTTGAAGTGGTGCATAATTATCTGCAATCCAACTCACCTAATCAAGTCAGATTACGAAAGCGCGGCCAAAAAg GTTACTACAGTTATATCCATACAGTACGACGCCAAAACCAACCAGGGGGCCAAGTAATCGAAGTTAAGACCCAGATCAACCACCGTGACTATATAAACCTGCTCACTCAAAAGGATAACTCCCATTTTACCATTTACAAAAAACGGCGTtgcttcattttcaacaatcaGTATTTTCAGCTGGATATTTATGAACAACCTAGTCATCCAAG ATGTAGGGGACTAATTTTGCTGGAAACTTATTCAGCACTGGATGATGAAAGTCTACTTTTCAAACTCCCCACCTTCTTAAAAATCGAACGAGAAGTGACGGGCAATCCAGACTATTCAATGTACAACCTCTCACTTAGAGAAGATTGGAAAACGTCAAAGAAGTACTTACATACCAATTTTATAG GTCCTGAAGACAGCGGCGGTCATGGACCCCAAACCAAAGTAAACGGCCACGCTGACAATTCGAATATAGAGCGTAAATTAGCCCCGAAACTCAATGGTCACTCTTCAATAAACGGGCTAACTTCGAAAACTGTCAATGGCAAGGCTTAA
- the LOC136413384 gene encoding uncharacterized protein isoform X2 — protein MESVIKLEPKDEESSEDENEAETKTVPLPVFKLPTPSFQTGANAEVSGSVFVNPFLVAENEKEAILEKHVKMSNNKNVGIINGKKICWNYRKGRCRFGHNCKYAHDSDIQKSQQQLNAELEVAKARSVVCQSGSLNSSLMSQKFSLEQANPCEDSAQVPEATKTKRKRPGLSQGLVPGKKVMKQYLNNKS, from the exons atggaatCAGTCATCAAACTGGAGCCAAAAGATGAAGAATCTAGTGAGGATGAAAATGAGGCTGAAACTAAAACAGTACCACTGCCTGTCTTCAAATTACCCACCCCATCATTCCAAACTGGTGCCAATGCAGAGGTTTCTGGTTCAGTTTTTGTAAATCCCTTTCTTGTAGCGGAAAATGAAAAGGAGGCTATTTTGGAGAAACATGTTAAGATGAGCAACAATAAGAATGTCGGAATTATAAATG gtaAGAAGATATGTTGGAATTACCGAAAAGGGCGCTGCAGATTTGGACATAACTGTAAATATGCCCATGATTCAGATATACAGAAAAGTCAGCAGCAACTAAACGCTGAACTAGAAGTCGCTAAAGCTCGAAGTGTAGTGTGTCAGTCAGGTAGTCTCAACTCAAG CCTTATGTCTCAGAAATTTTCCTTGGAGCAAGCAAATCCTTGTGAGGACTCTGCCCAAGTTCCAGAAGCAACAAAGACAAAAAGAAAGAGACCAGGCTTGTCTCAAGGATTGGTCCctggaaaaaaagttatgaagcaatatttgaataataaaagttaG
- the Ttd14 gene encoding TRPL translocation defect protein 14 isoform X1, giving the protein MDKAGEKKRIVYRLVLTGGPCGGKTTGQARLCTFFENLGWKVFRVPETASVLLSGGIKFSDLSEDEGVTFQENLLKTMLQIEDTFFELGKTCNRSCLIICDRGAMDASAFISKERWENIMASNSWNNIELRDNRYNQIIHMVSAAKGAEDYYSIEDHSCRSEGVELARELDTKAAAAWVGHPYFDVIDNSSDFEGKIRRMIGSVCHKIGLDTGDRLLTNSKKHKFLVSGPLPEDSVFPPFQDFEVVHNYLQSNSPNQVRLRKRGQKGYYSYIHTVRRQNQPGGQVIEVKTQINHRDYINLLTQKDNSHFTIYKKRRCFIFNNQYFQLDIYEQPSHPRCRGLILLETYSALDDESLLFKLPTFLKIEREVTGNPDYSMYNLSLREDWKTSKKYLHTNFIGPEDSGGHGPQTKVNGHADNSNIERKLAPKLNGHSSINGLTSKTVNGKA; this is encoded by the exons AAATCTAGGATGGAAg GTCTTTCGAGTGCCCGAAACAGCTTCAGTGTTGCTTAG TGGAGGAATTAAATTCAGCGACCTCAGTGAAGATGAGG GTGTCACCTTCCAAGAAAATCTCCTCAAGACAATGCTGCAAATTGAGGACACTTTTTTCGAATTGGGCAAAACATGCAACAGGAGTTGCCTCATTATTTGTGATAGAGGTGCAATGGATGCTTCAGCAT TTATATCGAAAGAAAGGTGGGAAAACATCATGGCAAGTAACAGCTGGAATAATATCGAGCTAAGAGACAACAGATACAATCAGATCATCCACATGGTATCTGCAGCTAAAGGAGCCGAAGACTATTATTCTATAGAg GACCATTCTTGCCGGTCAGAAGGAGTCGAGCTTGCCAGAGAGTTGGACACCAAAGCAGCAGCCGCTTGGGTCGGACACCCGTACTTCGATGTTATCGACAACAGCAGCGATTTCGAGGGGAAAATCAGAAGGATGATCGGCTCAGTTTGCCATAAGATCGGTTTGGACACAGGGGACCGATTGTTGACCAATTCGAAGAAACACAAATTCCTTGTCAG tgGTCCACTCCCCGAGGATTCGGTATTTCCACCGTTCCAAGACTTTGAAGTGGTGCATAATTATCTGCAATCCAACTCACCTAATCAAGTCAGATTACGAAAGCGCGGCCAAAAAg GTTACTACAGTTATATCCATACAGTACGACGCCAAAACCAACCAGGGGGCCAAGTAATCGAAGTTAAGACCCAGATCAACCACCGTGACTATATAAACCTGCTCACTCAAAAGGATAACTCCCATTTTACCATTTACAAAAAACGGCGTtgcttcattttcaacaatcaGTATTTTCAGCTGGATATTTATGAACAACCTAGTCATCCAAG ATGTAGGGGACTAATTTTGCTGGAAACTTATTCAGCACTGGATGATGAAAGTCTACTTTTCAAACTCCCCACCTTCTTAAAAATCGAACGAGAAGTGACGGGCAATCCAGACTATTCAATGTACAACCTCTCACTTAGAGAAGATTGGAAAACGTCAAAGAAGTACTTACATACCAATTTTATAG GTCCTGAAGACAGCGGCGGTCATGGACCCCAAACCAAAGTAAACGGCCACGCTGACAATTCGAATATAGAGCGTAAATTAGCCCCGAAACTCAATGGTCACTCTTCAATAAACGGGCTAACTTCGAAAACTGTCAATGGCAAGGCTTAA